Genomic DNA from Telopea speciosissima isolate NSW1024214 ecotype Mountain lineage chromosome 2, Tspe_v1, whole genome shotgun sequence:
ATGGAAACATAGAGACAGGTAGCCACTTAACAAGTGAATCCAATGACTTATAATTAAGACTTACCACATTGTTACTGCTGGTGCTAATCATATCCTCAAGCTGACTCCAAGTATTTGTTGCATCTTCGTAGCTTCCATTCTCAAGTTGCTGTTTAATCTGCTGAGCCATGCTGTTCTAGGAAATAGTGTTTTGTTAGATAACTGAAATTTCCTCAAGGAAAATCACTcacttcccccctccccctccccagttttatttttaaagaaatgGTAGAACTTGTACCTGTTACTCTTTTCCAAACCATTGTTGTCTAGTCGTGAGAGATCTTTGAGAAGAGGTCCCCAAGAAAACTGCATTTTAAGATCAGCATCTTTAATATTCAAAATGATAAAGAGTTCCAAAATGGGTAAACAAGGAAAACAGGGGAAACAGATATTTTTATGACTAGCACTGACCACAAAATCTTCAGGAGAGATCCAACTATCTCCCAAAGCAACACCTATGACCACAGtagaacaaaaggaaaaaaaatctgcaacttAGAGGAGAATCCACACAATATCTAAAAGCACACAAAATTAGATCAAAAGAGTCCTAGTTGAATTACAAAGTTTGGTAATGGTAGGACCTGAAGGgttcaaaattttctgaaattaagAAAAGATTCAGTTTGAATTACCTCCAAGTTTAAGCTTCAATTCTCCAGCGTCAATGGCTTTTACAACTGACAGTCCAAGAGTAACAGCAAATTTCCCTCCATAAGATTCGGCTACAATGAACAGAGGACTTTGTTGGAGGCTCTCATTCTTATTGAAAAGCTCCTTCAGCAAGGTAGTTAAATCAGTTGCTGCCTCTTCATCGGTCTTCACCAGCTGTGCTTTATCTTCCACAAAACTGAATCCTGTCCCAACTGGGTTATCCTACAGAAAACGAAaaactaaacaaataaatacCCAACATCCCAGACCCCCCCAAAATCCTGATTCATCCTGTAAATTCATCAAAAGCAATTCATTTAATTGCAGAAATTAAAGGAAACATAGCTCACTGACCACGAACAAGAGATCAGCTAGTTGAAGCCAAGTTGAATTCCGAGGATTCAAATCCATGTCCAATGGACCAACCTCTTGAAAGTTCCCAATCGCAACACCTGAAGCGCCCTGTTTTCGCCAAGCAAATGTGTTGGGAATTCAAGTATGGTAATGAATAATAATGCAGATTCTTCATtggtttccaaaagaaaaaaacaagataCTCACAGGTCCACCCTGCAACCAAAGGATAATTGGCCATGGCTTGGAAGGATTTACAACCCTGTTTGGACTTTTATAAAGCCACCAGAACATATGGGCTTCTGCATTACAGTGACAACAACGAAATTGAATTAACTCAGACCCACAAAGGAATTCAATTAAGACTTATCTCAACTACAGACACAAAGAGAGATACTTACTGGGTCTGACCTGAACGTAGCCCCATTGCTCTGATGCGTCCGGGGTTCCAGCAGCAAAGGCTATTCCTCCATGAAACAGAGGGAGGAAAACCAGAacagagatgagaagaagaggtaCAAGAAAAGAGAATTTCAACATCTTCTAATGGACAAAAAGCTACTGAGAGGGGAACGGCCAAAAGGATAAGagtagagagacagagagagagagagagggtaagtGAAGTTATctgaaagaaggaaaggaattAAATTAACAAATAGAGAGGACGAAAGACGGCAAATACGGGAAAATGAAAACTGAAAGTCAAAGAATCACGTaaaaaatgaaggagaagaaaaaaaagagaagaagggggagggggagaagagaaggaaagtgGAGAAGATAGGGGAGAGATTGCGTGCAGAAAGGTAGCCATAGTCCGGTACTTTTGGCTGGACATATAAGTAACGCAAAGAAAACGACGTTGGAAAGACTTTTCTATGGAAGTTTTTAAATAactgtatctctctctctatctctctctctttcttttatctcTGCCGTCTTGTACCTTTACTGGAGCTTGTAGTGCTGTACCCTTGCTGTCAGTTTTGCCCTAAACCTCATATCAGCTTCGTACACTTATATCACCCACAAACATTTATGGGCAATTGCAAGAGCAAGGAGCGCGTGATATCAGTGACTGGTGTGGAAGGTTGTGTGATCGACGATGGATCCACCCATTAACACGCGCTTAGTGCTCCACTCCTGTCTATTGGTGTGAATTGTTGGACtcatttaagggtgtcaatcgggtGGTTCggtttttttcagttttggtgTGACTTTTAGGGAAATCGAGCCTGAACCATTAAGGACTTTTCAATTTCGGTTTGTATTTGTGTTATCGGGGTCGGTTAGGGTAGGTTCGATTTGGAAACCAGGTATAGAGTGGTTTTTGATAGGGATTATTAGGTAGAATTCTTGGGGTTCAAGGTTCGGGTGCAGTTTCGATTCGGGTCTATCCATAGTCCGTAATCTTGGATCAAATCAGTCGATTTTGGTCGGATTAGGTTGGTATTGGCCGAGATCGATCCCAATACCGATCCGATTCAGTTGCACAAACAGGggtaaaaaggttaaaaaataaaattttattataaaaaaaaatagggacaaAAGTATCATATTTGCCCAAGTTTGAGCGATCCCGATCCATATTGGCCGATCCAAAAAACTACTTCTCTACTAAGATTACAAACTTTGGATCTATGGTCAAGCTAATCGGTGGTACATCGGTTTAATCCGAACGAGCCAAAACGAATGGTACGCTTACTCATAAACCGAGCCCGGCCTAATAAGTGCTTGGTTCGTTTTGATTGGttcgatttagggtttgacaCACTTAGACCCACTGGAGAGTTGGATTGTTTTGGCTGTGTTAGCTGTGACTGGGGAATGGGGATGGATCCCTTTTAGACGAGGGCCTGTTATTTGAATCAGTTGGATTCCGATCCAATGGTTTGAGAAACGCCGGCTTACAAATTTGCCCCATCCAATGAATCTTCCAAAATCCTGAgttttacaattttttattttggggtgaGTTGCCTATGAATGTCCttttatctttaattttttataaaatataataatcatAAATGAAATTTATTTATTGTATCAAGATTTAGAATTAAAAACTCTACTAAAATATGGATAtctatatttctttttagagaAGCAATTTTTTggccgggagtgtggcctaggTGAGCATTCCCatttgtttctctctcctcctcaaaacaagagcatagagatgtcttttcatacgggaggagagagatagattcataggaatgttggcataggccacactctcagacagagttctttttcctttttgtttaattCTAAACTTTAGGATTTCTGATTTGATGAAGGTCGACTGGTTCTAATTTcaagattttttgtttttaagctTAGGAGGGAGAGTGGATTGCTTACTAATGATATTGGGAGAGACTTCCCCGTAGGAAATATGGGgaaatctctcccattttttaaaatcccaacTGGCCA
This window encodes:
- the LOC122653282 gene encoding serine carboxypeptidase-like 51 — its product is MLKFSFLVPLLLISVLVFLPLFHGGIAFAAGTPDASEQWGYVQVRPKAHMFWWLYKSPNRVVNPSKPWPIILWLQGGPGASGVAIGNFQEVGPLDMDLNPRNSTWLQLADLLFVDNPVGTGFSFVEDKAQLVKTDEEAATDLTTLLKELFNKNESLQQSPLFIVAESYGGKFAVTLGLSVVKAIDAGELKLKLGGVALGDSWISPEDFVFSWGPLLKDLSRLDNNGLEKSNSMAQQIKQQLENGSYEDATNTWSQLEDMISTSSNNVDFYNFLLDSANDPLSTAVSSLSTAVAMKRYSTYLASKRISAGGVGDIDSFMNGIIKEKLKIIPDSVKWGTQSGLVFSTLAGDFMKPRINEVAELLAKGVNVTVYNGQVDLICATKGTESWVEKLKWEGLQGFLSLDRTPLYCGNDQITTKGFTKSYKNLHFYWILLAGHFVPVEQPCVALKMAGDITHSPIASA